One genomic segment of Flavobacteriaceae bacterium includes these proteins:
- a CDS encoding restriction endonuclease has product MINEQVHITPWADKSDADPLHSLCSYLGAFPPSLASYFIKYFTDEDDLVFDPFSGRGTTILESRMLNRKSFGSDLNPIALALSKAKSHYLNKKNIIARINELEEDYDYALFLPEAQAQSDEILLIFHQRTLAQLCYLKDILLNSKEKVDQFLTGTILGVMHGGERKDGTSGYLSISMPNTFSMSPEYVRRFVQTKELNRIDRNVFEIMREKVERVYKKHKSPKIESIVAECDAKEITKSNELKKYQGKVDLLLTSPPYLGIVNYAKQNWIRSWFLDSDPIEISEKLDDDLNINQWVKFSKKTLTEFKKMLKPNGVAVFVIGDVAKSKNSFIPLAREFAMMVKENDLFRNVWIFSDYIQGVDKTTRIWGETKGKATATDRIVILSDINPFENNNRINGKSVLAYKLIQESTKHFLGDLIEQ; this is encoded by the coding sequence ATGATTAATGAGCAGGTTCATATAACTCCTTGGGCAGATAAAAGTGATGCAGACCCATTGCATTCGCTTTGTTCATATTTAGGTGCTTTCCCTCCTTCTCTTGCAAGTTATTTCATTAAATATTTTACTGATGAAGATGATTTAGTTTTTGACCCTTTTTCTGGTCGAGGAACAACTATTTTGGAAAGTAGAATGCTTAATAGAAAATCTTTTGGTTCTGACTTAAATCCAATAGCTTTAGCATTGAGCAAAGCAAAAAGTCATTATTTAAATAAAAAGAACATAATAGCACGAATTAATGAATTAGAAGAAGATTATGATTACGCACTTTTTCTTCCAGAAGCTCAAGCTCAATCAGACGAAATTCTTTTAATTTTTCATCAACGGACTTTAGCTCAATTGTGCTACCTAAAAGATATTCTTCTAAACTCTAAAGAAAAGGTTGACCAATTTTTAACTGGAACTATTTTAGGAGTTATGCACGGAGGAGAAAGAAAAGATGGCACATCTGGTTATTTGTCAATTAGTATGCCCAACACTTTTAGTATGTCTCCAGAATATGTAAGGCGATTTGTACAAACAAAAGAGCTAAATAGAATAGACAGAAATGTGTTTGAGATAATGCGAGAAAAGGTTGAACGTGTTTATAAAAAACATAAATCACCAAAAATTGAATCTATTGTTGCAGAATGTGATGCCAAAGAAATTACAAAATCAAATGAACTTAAAAAATATCAAGGCAAAGTAGATTTACTTTTAACATCACCACCTTATTTGGGAATTGTTAACTATGCAAAACAAAATTGGATTCGTTCTTGGTTTCTAGATTCTGACCCTATTGAAATTTCTGAAAAGCTTGATGATGATTTGAACATTAATCAATGGGTTAAATTTTCAAAAAAAACACTTACCGAATTCAAAAAAATGCTGAAACCAAACGGAGTGGCAGTATTTGTAATTGGAGATGTTGCAAAATCCAAAAACAGCTTTATTCCTCTGGCTAGAGAATTTGCAATGATGGTTAAAGAAAATGACCTATTCAGAAATGTTTGGATTTTTTCAGATTATATTCAAGGAGTAGATAAAACAACAAGAATTTGGGGAGAAACCAAAGGAAAAGCAACTGCAACTGACAGAATCGTTATTTTATCTGACATCAATCCTTTTGAAAACAACAACAGAATAAATGGTAAGTCTGTTTTAGCGTATAAATTAATTCAAGAAAGTACAAAACACTTTTTAGGCGATTTGATAGAACAATGA
- a CDS encoding DUF1016 family protein: protein MTNKPSNTRFYSQIVDLLQSARNKVVHTVNQTMVLTYFEIGKMLVEEEQGGKERADYGKQILKELSRVLTKEFGKGFSVDNLENMRRFYVAYGKSETLSRISTKTISETTSRELTQDEFILSWSHYLKLMRIDDENERKFYEIESFKNNWSVRELQRQYDSALYTRLVLSRDKDKVKELSEKGLILEKPKDAIKDPYILEFIGLPEHSNYSESQLEQEIIDKLEHFLLELGNGFTFVARQKRISFDDKHFRIDLVFYNRILKCFVLIDLKIGELKHQDIGQMQMYVNYYDREIRLEEENKTIGIVLCQNKNESVVEYTLPENNEQIFASKYKTVLPSKDELKLIIAERNSQR, encoded by the coding sequence ATGACAAACAAACCTTCAAATACAAGATTCTATTCTCAAATTGTAGATTTATTACAATCTGCAAGAAACAAGGTTGTTCACACAGTTAACCAAACAATGGTACTCACGTACTTTGAAATTGGCAAAATGTTAGTGGAAGAAGAACAAGGTGGAAAAGAAAGAGCAGATTATGGTAAACAAATTTTAAAAGAATTATCTAGGGTACTAACAAAAGAGTTTGGGAAAGGGTTTTCGGTCGATAATCTTGAAAATATGAGGCGTTTTTATGTGGCTTATGGAAAATCCGAAACGCTGTCTCGGATTTCTACAAAAACAATTTCCGAAACAACGTCTAGGGAATTGACACAAGACGAATTTATTTTAAGTTGGTCGCATTATTTAAAATTGATGCGAATTGATGACGAAAACGAGCGTAAATTTTATGAAATAGAATCTTTCAAGAATAATTGGAGCGTAAGAGAATTACAACGTCAATATGATTCAGCTTTATACACAAGACTTGTTTTAAGCAGAGATAAAGACAAAGTAAAAGAACTTTCGGAAAAAGGACTCATCCTAGAAAAACCAAAAGATGCAATCAAAGACCCTTACATTTTGGAATTTATTGGACTTCCAGAACATTCCAATTATTCGGAAAGCCAATTAGAGCAAGAAATAATTGATAAACTTGAACATTTTCTGCTAGAGCTAGGTAACGGATTCACATTTGTTGCGAGACAAAAAAGGATTTCATTTGACGACAAACATTTTAGAATTGATTTAGTATTCTATAACCGAATTTTGAAATGTTTCGTGCTGATTGACTTGAAAATAGGAGAACTTAAACATCAAGACATTGGACAAATGCAGATGTATGTGAATTATTATGACCGAGAAATTCGATTGGAGGAGGAAAATAAAACAATCGGAATTGTTCTTTGCCAAAACAAGAACGAATCTGTTGTGGAATATACGTTGCCTGAAAACAATGAACAGATATTTGCGAGTAAGTACAAAACAGTCTTGCCAAGTAAAGACGAACTGAAATTAATAATAGCTGAACGGAATAGCCAACGCTAA